The Spiroplasma endosymbiont of Crioceris asparagi genome contains the following window.
CTTTCTAGTTCGAATACTAATTCATCTACACGTTTATTAATGAGAGAAATCTTTGCAAATGCAGCAGAAGTTGACTTTGATTCAGTAGGGCGTATCAAAGTACCAAACAACTTATTACAAAATGTTGGTATTACTAAAAATGTTATTATCCTTGGGTTAGGAAATAAATTAGAAATTTGAGATAAAGAAAAATACAGCAAATATCTAAAAGATAACAGTTCAAAATTAGAAGATGTTGCCGAAAAATTTGGCGGAGCACAATAACATGGAACACATTTCTGTTTTATTGGATGAAGCAACAGACTTACTAAATATCAAACAAGGCGGAGTATATGTGGATGCCACTCTAGGGCGAGCTGGCCATTCTCAAAAAATATTAAATAGTTTAACTAATGGTAAGCTATTTTGTTTCGACTTAGATACAGAAGCAATTAAAAAAAGTGAAATTTTACTAAATAAAATAAGTAAAAATTATTTAATTTTTAATGAAAATTATAAAAATTTAAAAGCATGTTTAGCTATGCAAAATGTTTTTAAAGTTGATGGTGTTTTATATGACCTTGGCGTTTCTTCACCACAACTTGATGATCAAAATCGAGGATTCTCATATCGTTTCAATTCTAGAATTGATATGAGAATGAATCAAACACAAAAACTTGATGGACATTATGTTGTCAATAATTTATCAGAACAAGAATTAACTAATATTTTTTTTAAATATGGTGAAGAAAAGTATGCTAAGTCAATTGCAAAAAACATTGTAAAAAAAAGACTAGAAAAACCAATTGATACAACATTTGAATTAGTAGAGATTATTAAATCATCAATTCCCAAACGAGAAATGATTAAAAAACATCCAGCTAAAAAAGTATTTCAAGCAATTCGAATTTATGTAAATGATGAATTATCATCATTAGAAACATCATTAGAAGATGCATTACAAATTTTAAACGTTGGTGGTCGAGTAGTGGTAATTACATTCCACTCCCTAGAAGAGAACATTGTCAAAAAAATATTTAAAAAATATACTATTTTTAAAGAAGACGAAATCATTAATAAACTACCAATTACAATTGAAAACAACAAACAATTTAAGTTGGTGATGAAAAAACCATTTACCCCAAATTTAACAGAACAAGAAACAAACAAGAGATCTAGAACAGCCAAATTATGGGCGATAGAAAGAATTAAGGAATAAGCATGAAATCAGAAATATACGCAGCACTTCAAATAACTAAAAAAGAAATCAGATTTATTGTGGGAAAATACAGACCCAATTTTGGTTTAAAAGTTATTTATAAAGAAAACACAGTTCAAAAAGGGATGAGTTGATTAAACGACAAAGATGAAGTAAAAGATGTTAATTTAGTATCTCACCGTGTTAAAAAAATGATCAATAATTTTGAAACAACTTTTAAACAAAAATTAGAAAATATTATTTCTGTATTACCAACTAAAACTTTAAAAATTAAAGATGCTAATCCATCTATTTTTGATAATTCACGTGATAGACGTGTTGTTTCACGTGATGATATTGCCAAATTAGCTAATGAAGCAAAAAAAGCTAATTATGAAGAAAATCGTTCAATTGTACAAAATAAAGTACTTTATTATGTGATCAATGAAATGTCAAAAAGTTATAAAGCACCACTTGGAGAATTAGTTAATTCATTATCAATGGTTTCAAAATTATACACTATTGAAAATGCAGTTATTAAATCTCACAATGAAGTAATTAAACAAGCAAACAAAGAAGTTCTATCAACAATGTTAGAAAACTATTCTTTAGCAAAACAAGTTATTAATCAAGAAGAATTTGGAAAAACTAATGCTTTAGTTAATTGAGATAATGAAAAAGTAAACATTGGTTTTTATTCAGAAGGTGTACTAATTAGAGATTTACAAATTGATTTTGGTGTTGATGACATTATTAATAAAGTAGCTTCAAAACTAAATTGTAAAAAAGATGTTTGCAAAAAATATTTAAATTCATTTATTAACTTTTCAAATGATGAATTCAATAATGAAGTTATTTATCGTAAATATGTAACTGCTAATAAACAAACTTTAGAATTAACATTAGCACAATTAAAAGAAATTTTTAAAGCAGAAATTAATGAAATAATTTATAAAATTGATAATCAAATAATTAAGTTTTTTAAAAATGTTAATAAAAGTTTTAAAGTGTTTTACACTGGAGAGGCAACTGAAATTGCTGGTTTTGAAAACTTATTATCAGTATCAGATTTACAAAATCAATCATATATTTACTTTTCAAGAATATTTGGGGCAAAAGAAATGTGAACAATCACACTAGCTGGTGCAGTTAAAAACTTACACAAAATTAATAAAACAAAAGTTAACTTTAAAACCAGTGTTGAAACTATCAATAAAGAAGCGCCAATTATGGTACCAAAAAGAAAAAGTTTTTTTTCATGAAATAACAACAAAGAAACAACATATAATAATGCATATGGAAACTAATAATATAGGAGTTTAAATGTACAATAATTTTAATCAAGTTGCAAAAATCAAAGTGATTGGTGTTGGTGGCGGTGGTTGCAACGCTATTAATAGAATGATGGCAGAAAATGTACAAGGTGTCGAATTTATTGTTGCTAACACAGATGCACAAGTTTTGGCTCAATCAAATTGTTCTAAAAAAATTACTATTGGTGAAAAAATTTCTAAAGGTTTAGGGGCAGGTGCTAATCCCGAAATTGGTAGACTTGCTGCTTTAGAATCAGAATCTGAAATAAGGCAAGCATTAGTTGGCGCTGATTTAATTTTTGTTGCTGCTGGAATGGGTGGTGGTACTGGAACTGGTGCTGCTCCCGAAATTGCAAGAATTGCTATGGAGACAGGAGCACTAGTTGTTGCCATTGTTACAAAACCATTTAGATTTGAAGGTAAAATGCGTAATTCTTATGCAATTAATGGTCTAATTGAGTTACGTAAATATATTGATTCAATAATTACAATTTCTAATGATCGTTTATTAGAAATCATTGGAAACTTACCAATTAAAGATTCTTTTAAAGAAGCTGATAATATTTTAAAACAAGGTGTTCAAACAATTACAGATTTAATTGCAATTCCTGCAGTTATTAACTTAGACTTTGCTGATGTGAAAACTATTATGAAAGAAAAAGGGAATGCCTTATTTGGTATTGGTTTAGGAACTGGTCCAGATAAAGCGATTGAAGCTGCTAACAAAGCAATTAATTCTTCACTTTTAGAAACTACAATTAGAGGAACTAAAGATGCAATTATTAATGTGACAGGTGGTCCAACCGTTTCTTTAAATGATGCATATGATGCAGTTGACATTATTCAACAAGCTTCTGGAGAAGATATTAATATTATTTTTGGAATTTCAATTAATGAAAGTTTAGGTGATGAAATTATCGTTACTGTGATTGCAACAGGAGATGATGAAGAATATCAATTAGCTAGAAAACAAGTGAAACTAGAAGTTGAATCTCGCTTAGTAAAAACATTAGAAGCAAACATCAATGCGGAAAAAATTTTGCCAAGAGCACAAGAACCTATTAAGCAAGGGCCAACATTACAAGAAGCATTTGATGCACGTCTCCAAAATACTGCAACTTTAGAAAATCCCATTATAGATATTCAAGATACTGGTGAAGACTATGAATATGATGATGACGATGATGATATTCCCAAATCATTAGATGTTAAGCATGTCGATACTAATACAATAGCGCAATTTACTAATCAAGAATCTAATGAAGATCATGATGATGATGAAGAAGATGAAGACTTTCCCACATTCTTAAGAAAGAACTGATAATATGGATGAAAATAATACATTTGATACCAGCAGATTAACACATTTTAAACCAGAAGCTTATAGTGAAGTAAAACAAATTGTGCACACATTAAAAAAGTTTAAAAGTGTAAGTGTGAATTTTGATAGTTTAAGTAAAGAAGAAAAAACTCGTGTAATTGATTTTATGTTAGGAGCAATGTTTGCCTTAGATGGGGCATATCATAAAGTTACTAAATCAATATATGTATTTGATATTAAATAAATAAAAAACTGGTCATGCCAGTTTTTTTAATATGTAAAATAAATGATCAATGCGGCAATTACTAATAATAGGGCAATTAAAATTAGTTTTTTACGTAAACGTTTTTTTTCACCATTACTTTCATTAATTGCTCAATTGTAACGTCTTCGATGATCATTATACATTTGGGCATTTTCACGATTAGTTAAATAACCCACAATAAACCATAAACCTAAAGATAATAAACCAAATAGTAGGGTAAGTTCTTCAAATAAAACTTTATTTTTAAAAATTGCTGAAATCCCAAAAGCTATACCTATACAACCCAAACTAATAACGACAACTGCGATTAAATCAATAACACGGATTTTTTTTGCACTTTTATAAGTTGTAATATTATCAGGAGTTTCACTTTTTAAAATGATATCTAAGGCTTTATTTTTTTCCAAATCATTATTTGAATTTTTCATTTTATTTCCCATTTTTTCCTTTTTATTGTAAAATTATAAATATGTTTTGTTTAACTTAATAATATCATTAAATATTATTGGTTAAATTTAAATAATTTTTATTGAAGGAAGATGAATAATGATTAAAACATTTAAGCAAACTACGCAATCTATGAATCAACAAGCGTTACTAAGACCGTTTTATTTTGTTATTGGCACATACAATACAACTTCCACTGCTAAGACAAATTAGAAACATAAAAATTATTATTTAGTTTTGAAATTATAATTAAAGGAAAATGAGGAAATTATGAACCAGGATTTTAATAAAGATATCCGTTCTAATTTACATGATGAAAATAACACCTCTTTTGAAAACCATATTATGGGGATTGAAATTAACTCAAGTTTAAGCAAGAAAGGTGAACTATTATCAAAGATAAAAAAATTCTTTATTAATGTAAATTACGGATTTAATGAATTTAATCAAAAACGACCATTAGTTGGGTATTCACTAAAAAGAATTTGTGCTGCCTTTGTAACGTTATTTTTAGCATTAGCAATTTTGTTTGTATTATTAAAAATGGTTACTCCTGATAGTGCATTTATGTCTGATATTAACTTTGACAAAAGTGAGATTAAACCAGGTAATGATGCCTACATGAAACTTCTAAATAAACGTAAAGAAAGTGTGGGATTAACAGGACCAACAATTCAACAAATTCTGCGTTACTTTTATAATATTTTGCCAATCTTTGAAAAAACTATTTATTTAATTGATGCAAAAGGTGAACAACACGAAACTCACCAATTAGTATATTTTGGTTTAGTATTTAGTTCTAAATTTGGAACCCCATTCCAACAAGATGTTTGAGGATTATTTAAAAAAGCAATTCCTACTTCATTTAAATTTGGATTTGTTGCGATTGCTGCTACGTATTTAATTGGAATTCCAATTGGAATATTAGCGGCCAAATTTAAAGATAAATCAGTTGATGGTATTATTAACGGATTCTCAGCATTCCTAATTGCAGTGCCACCACTAATCATTGTAATGTTTGTGTTCTTGTTCTCTGTAAAATTATTTAATATTTCAACAATATATTCTCCCGATAAGATCATGACGTTTATTGTGCCAGTATTTGTAATTGTATTAATGTATATTCCCCAAGTTATTGTGCAAACAAGAAGGTATGTAGTTGATGAAATGTCATCTGAATATACTAAGTTTGCTATGTCAAAAGGGATGTCACAATCAAGAGTGTTCTTTATTCACATTTTTAGAAATGCCGGAATTCGAGTTATTCGAGATATCCCAGTATTTCTAATTGCCACATTATTTGGTTCTTCAATCTTTACAGAACAACAATGATCAGTTGATGGGATGAGTCAATACATTGTTGGGGGAGTGGCAATGCGTGAAACCTTCTTAGTTATGGGTTATGTTACAATTGCTGCCTTAGCAGGAATTATCTCTTCATTAATTGCCGACT
Protein-coding sequences here:
- the mraZ gene encoding division/cell wall cluster transcriptional repressor MraZ, yielding MGDSGMLLGSFEHSIDDKGRLIIPSKIRNKLGELVYVSKGFEGCLEIRHPEKFEQWSTEILSSSNTNSSTRLLMREIFANAAEVDFDSVGRIKVPNNLLQNVGITKNVIILGLGNKLEIWDKEKYSKYLKDNSSKLEDVAEKFGGAQ
- the rsmH gene encoding 16S rRNA (cytosine(1402)-N(4))-methyltransferase RsmH — translated: MEHISVLLDEATDLLNIKQGGVYVDATLGRAGHSQKILNSLTNGKLFCFDLDTEAIKKSEILLNKISKNYLIFNENYKNLKACLAMQNVFKVDGVLYDLGVSSPQLDDQNRGFSYRFNSRIDMRMNQTQKLDGHYVVNNLSEQELTNIFFKYGEEKYAKSIAKNIVKKRLEKPIDTTFELVEIIKSSIPKREMIKKHPAKKVFQAIRIYVNDELSSLETSLEDALQILNVGGRVVVITFHSLEENIVKKIFKKYTIFKEDEIINKLPITIENNKQFKLVMKKPFTPNLTEQETNKRSRTAKLWAIERIKE
- the ftsZ gene encoding cell division protein FtsZ, encoding MYNNFNQVAKIKVIGVGGGGCNAINRMMAENVQGVEFIVANTDAQVLAQSNCSKKITIGEKISKGLGAGANPEIGRLAALESESEIRQALVGADLIFVAAGMGGGTGTGAAPEIARIAMETGALVVAIVTKPFRFEGKMRNSYAINGLIELRKYIDSIITISNDRLLEIIGNLPIKDSFKEADNILKQGVQTITDLIAIPAVINLDFADVKTIMKEKGNALFGIGLGTGPDKAIEAANKAINSSLLETTIRGTKDAIINVTGGPTVSLNDAYDAVDIIQQASGEDINIIFGISINESLGDEIIVTVIATGDDEEYQLARKQVKLEVESRLVKTLEANINAEKILPRAQEPIKQGPTLQEAFDARLQNTATLENPIIDIQDTGEDYEYDDDDDDIPKSLDVKHVDTNTIAQFTNQESNEDHDDDEEDEDFPTFLRKNW
- the sepF gene encoding cell division protein SepF, whose product is MDENNTFDTSRLTHFKPEAYSEVKQIVHTLKKFKSVSVNFDSLSKEEKTRVIDFMLGAMFALDGAYHKVTKSIYVFDIK
- the oppB gene encoding oligopeptide ABC transporter permease OppB encodes the protein MNQDFNKDIRSNLHDENNTSFENHIMGIEINSSLSKKGELLSKIKKFFINVNYGFNEFNQKRPLVGYSLKRICAAFVTLFLALAILFVLLKMVTPDSAFMSDINFDKSEIKPGNDAYMKLLNKRKESVGLTGPTIQQILRYFYNILPIFEKTIYLIDAKGEQHETHQLVYFGLVFSSKFGTPFQQDVWGLFKKAIPTSFKFGFVAIAATYLIGIPIGILAAKFKDKSVDGIINGFSAFLIAVPPLIIVMFVFLFSVKLFNISTIYSPDKIMTFIVPVFVIVLMYIPQVIVQTRRYVVDEMSSEYTKFAMSKGMSQSRVFFIHIFRNAGIRVIRDIPVFLIATLFGSSIFTEQQWSVDGMSQYIVGGVAMRETFLVMGYVTIAALAGIISSLIADLIMALMDPRVKLTK